Below is a window of Leuconostoc gasicomitatum LMG 18811 DNA.
AACGTATAATATTGAACGCCTAAAAATGGCTGTCAAACTCTATCGCCTAACATCGTCTTCATCATTTAATAACGATTTACCATTGGATTTAAAAAAAGCCCTCAAAAGTGTGCTACTTGAGGGTGAGTATGGCTTAGAAGAAATTAATTTACTAGTACTATTAAAGTTAGAATTTAATAATGTCCTATTTCACGAATATGAATTCATTAATATTTTGCACAATCCCATCGCTACAATCAAGCGCAGTATTGATATCACAACATCAATTGGTGATTTATCTGCCGCGCAACAAAATGTCATTTTCTTTAACCAATCACTTGGCTTACGTTTTGCTTTTAGCGCCTTGACCAGTATTACTTCAGAACATAAAGCATCACAATATGCACCTCTATTATTTCAAGTGATTCAACTCAATGATCAAGTAGAATATCCATCATGGTCTCTATATAATTTTGCTTCGAAAAAACTCCTTGCGATTAGTGAACTCTATCTACTTGATAAACCAACCTATTCATCTGAAATTAATGCTTTTCGGCAAGCGCTCATAACACTTTATCCTAGCAAAACACATGCCGACTTGGAGAGTGTAAATTATGATCTATTGAAAAATAATATTTTTGAAACGACCGTTTCTACCGAAATGAAAAAAGCTTATCAACAGTATGTTGATAAGCTTGAAAATTAATTTTAGTTTTTAATTAGCTTAGATGACCATTTTTTATAATCATAGAACTAGAATGACCTGGGCCACCACGTTTAGAATCAAATAAATTAACTGCGGCATTAATAGCAGTTGGTGCTTCTCCTAAGCCAACTGCTATTAAATCTGCTTTCCCAATGTAGTGACTCGCATCCCCAATTGCAAATACACCATCAATACTCGTTTGCAGTTGCTGATTGACTGCAAAAACCTGATTATCTTGTACTGGTTTAATGTCCCAAGACGCAACGGTTTGGTTCTTTGATATGAAACCATAATTAATAATTAAATCATCAACAGAAATGACAGTTTCATCATACGGATCCTTAACCGGCGCCAAAGTAACAGCCAATTTACCATTCTTTTGTTTATTAATTGCCACAATTTTTTTTGGTGTTTCCTTAATAACTGTACTGCTATTTAATGCGTTAACGCTTTGCTCCATCGCTCTAAACGTGTCCCGTCGATGAATAATTCGAGTTGATGCTGTCACGTCGTTCAACATCGTGGCCATATCAACAGCCGAATCACCACCACCAGCTATAGCAACATCATGATGCATAAAGTCTTGCTTGTTGGTCACAAAATAATGAACCCCCTGACCGACAAGTGAATCAGCACCATCTACTTGTATTTTGCGTGGTTCAAAAGATCCTTTCCCAGTTGTAAAAATCACCGTTTTAGCTTGAAAAGACGTACCATTGTCCGTCGTAATTGTGAATAACTCATTTTGTTTTTGCACGTTAGTCACAGTTGTATTCGTTTTAATCTCGACTGGAAATAACTGCAATTGTTGATATAATGAATCAATTAATTCTGAACCCTTAATACCCACAAATCCTGCAACATCTAGGATTACCTTTTCAGGATACAAGGCAGTCACTTGACCACCTAATGTGGGCAAACTTTCCACTAACACAGCTTTTGTATCACGTAGACCAGCATAAAAGGCAGCAAACATGCCTACCGGTCCGCCACCAATAATGGCTATATCATATAATTCCATAATGTTGTTGTATCAATGTCCAGTCCTCATCAGATGGGCACCTATACGTTTCCTTTCAGTCATAATTTTTTTACTTTAATTATTATACCTTTTTAACCCTAAGTATGTTGCTAATCGGTATAATAGAATTATCATACTTAATGGAGGAAACGTGTTGTTCAGCGCTAAAGTTTACAAAGTGATAGCGCGCTACACACTGATTTGAATAATATGGCTCAGAAAAAAATGATTCTTGACCTAGACACCGGTATTGATGATGCACTTGCACTTGCCTATGCTGTCGGGGATCCAAATGTTGACCTCATTGGAATTATATCAAGTTATGGCAACACATTGATTGAAACAGCAGCTCAAAACTCATTGAATTTGTTGCACTTGCTTGGTGCTAACAACGTGCCAGTTTTTATTGGTGAAAGTCATTCATCAACCACCGATCATTTTGATGTCATGCCTATTTCACAACTCATTCATGGCAAAAATGGTATTGGTGAAGTCGTATTAGAAACTGCACCACGTCATGTTGAAACACAATCTGGTGTTGATTTTCTGATTGCCGCTGCTCATCAATACGCAGATGATTTAATCTTTATTCCTACCGGCCCACTCACTAATTTGGCAACTGCCATCAAAAAAGATCCTGCAGTCGCAACACTAATTGGCAACACAACCTTGATGGGCGGTGCACTGACAGTTCCTGGCAACGTGACACCATTCACCGAAGCTAATATTCACCAAGACCCAGAAGACGCTGACTACGCCTTTACACGTCAAAAAAACTTAACGATGGTTGGTTTAGATGTCACATTGCGCACACTTTTAACTAAAAAAGAAACAGCAGCTTGGCGTGCCTTAAATACAACAGCTGCTACTAAATTTGCTGAATTAATGGATTTCTACATTGATGCTTATGCCAATCTTGGTATTGATAAAAAAGGCGCTGCATTACACGATCCTCTAGCCGTTGCTGTGGGTATCGACGCCAGTTACGTTACCACTTTACCTCTAGCGATGCATGTCACATATGACCAAAAAAGCGGTGATTATGGTCGCACAATCGGTGACAAAGACAAGCTACTTGTACCAACGACAACACAAGTAGCCGTCTTAGTGGATACCGACCGTTTTGTCTCTGATTTTCAAACAATGATGCTCTCTGTTTTGAATAATTGATTAATAAGTACCAGCAAAAATGCAGCCAAACGTAGTATTTCAATACGTTTGGCTGCATTTTATGATTGTTCTTCAAAAAATTGTTGTCACGTCATTAAAATTATCAACACTAAAACTACCATCTTTATCAAGGTTAAATACTGCTACTGCACCATTTTTTGGTCGATTAGCTGTTTTTAAATGGCCATATTGTTGTGCCAAATTCCAAATTAATTGTCCATGTGTGACTAATAGAACAGTCGCATTCTCATCATAATTTTGTTGTAAATTTGCCAAGGATTGTCGCATTCTCTGCCAAAAATCAGTTGCATTTTCGCCAAGATGATCCGGATCAACAGCATAAATTGTATCCATAATTTTAGTCATATCAGCCTGACGTGCCAGGTCATCTGGTGTTTGTGAGTCAATACCCAACGCATTAGACGCTGCGCCCCACATGACTGTATTTTCTCCACCTTCAAAACTACCAAAAAAGAATTCACGCCAATCCGGAGTATAAGTCAACTGTGGTCTTTTGTGATTGTTTTCAGCCAAAATAAACTCCGCAGTATGGATTGCCCGTGATGTGTCTGATGATAGCGCGACATCAAAAGGAATATTTTTTAAACGTTTCCCAGCTGCCACACCGTCTTGTTCCCCTTTTTTAGTTAACGGGGTATCTGCCCAACCTTGAACCTTATCAAGCATATTAAAAATTGTTTGTCCGTGACGAACTGCATAAATTTTCATGGCTTCTTCTCCCATATTTTAAACAATTGTAACACAATCTGATCATAATTTTTTAAACTTGCAAAACTTCGACTAACTACCTAGTGCATGATGCGATTGCTTTCAATACAGTGACTTCACTCGTAAAATCACCTTTTTGCAATGTGTCATATAGTCCAATGTTCATGAGTTCATCACCATAAAAGACATCACCAGTTGCGACATCCTCATATTTTTTTTCTGGATCTAAATTAGCCAACTGTGTCGTCGTAAATTCAGGTTGTGCTTCTGCTAGGCCGGCATACCGAAATAACATGACATCATTTTTATCTGCTGAGGTAAACTGCCACGCTGTTAAGTTACCTTCATACGGGCTCTTCAACCGTGTGAAATCACCATATTGTAGCAATTGACGATGTGCTTTATAAAATTTAATTTGATCAGACACGATTGCTTTTTCGTTATCGGTCATTTCAGTTAAGTTCAACTCATAACCGAACACACCAGCCATGGCAACATCGCCACGCATTTTCAAGCTCGTTGAACGACCAGTTTGATGATTAGGTGCTGCAGAAACATGCGCTGTCATACTTGAAATTGGAAATGCCAAACTTGTGCCATATTGAATCTTCAATCGTGCATAAGCATCTGTGTTATCAGAGGTCCATGATTGTGGCATATAGTACAAAATACCAGCATCAAATCGACCACCACCACCTGAACAACCTTCAAATAAAATTTCTGGATAGCGCATTGTCAAACGATTCATTAAATTATATAATCCCAAAATATAACGATGCGAAATTTCACCTTGCTGGGCAGCTGGATAAGCAGCTGAATAAATTTCGGTCATATTACGATTCATGTCCCATTTGATATAGTCCACATCAACTTTATCTAAAATCCTCACCATTTGATCGTAAACATTATCGACTATTTCTTCACGACTAAAGTCGAGTACAAATTGATTTCGTGATGGTGTCTTGCCACGGTTTGGTACTTGCAACGCATAATCAGGATGTTGACGATACAAATCTGAATCTTCTGAGATCATTTCCGGTTCAAACCACAAACCAAATTGCATCTTATTATTATGCACACGATTAGCCAAATCATGTAGCCCGCCTTTTAGCTTATTAGCATATTCAAACCAATCACCTAGACTTGAATTATCATCGTCTCGATGACCAAACCAACCATCATCAAGAACAAACATTTCTACGCCAAGTGGTGCTGCACTATCAATAATTGTTTGAATTTTATTTTCATCAAATTCGAAATATGTTGCCTCCCAATTGTTAATCACAATTGGCCGTTGTGAATATTGATGTTGACCACGCGCAACACGTTCGCGTAATAATTTCGCAAATGTTTCAGACATACCGTTCAAACCATTACTTGAATAAACCATCAAAACTTCTGGTGTTTCAAAAGCTTTTTGTGGCTGTAACTGCCAATCGAAATTATACTCATTAATGCCGATAACCACACGTGTTTGATCTTGATAATCACGTTCCAGTGTAAATTGGTGATTACCAGAATAAACCAATTGTAAGCCAATTGCATTACCCTGAAACTCTGTCGTGTGCTTATTAACTAAAGCAATAAACGGATTCATAAAATGTGAACTTGAACCACGGCGACTTTCAAATTGTGTTACACCATGTGCGACGTTTTGACGCTCAATTTGACGTTCACGAACATGAGCTCCTGGTAAACTAATCACTTCAAGATCTTGTTTCGGTAGATCCATTTGCATAGAGGCTAACTTTTCGATATTAAAAATGGTTTCTGAGCGATTCACAATACGTGAATGACGAGCAATAACCGAACGGTCTCTATAAATTGTATATGATAATTCAATTTCAGCATTGAGTGTTTCATCAGCCAACGTAATAATTAATGTTTGTGATTCATCATCATCTAATACATACGCATGTGGAAAATTGTCATCTGCGGGTTTGCCCGCAACAATTTTATAATCCACATATCGAAAATCTGTTGTGCGTGCACCATTTTCAGATTTCAGGATAACTGCTGGCACACGGTAATCACCTGTGTTATTCCCAGAAAATTCTTGTGGCAGCGTATCTTTAGAGTACTCACGATCCAACGACCCAGGTAAATTACCTGAAAAACCACGATCTAAACGAGGATATTTAAAATAACCAGTATAATTTTTTACTCGCTTACCAAAATACACATGACTTAAGATTTTACCCTCTTCAATTGCCAAAACATATGATATGTCCTTGTTTTTCAGATGAAATGACTGTGTGGTTTCATCAAATGTAATGAGCTTCTCTGCCATGATTTCTCCTCTAGTAAAATAATATAAGTAAACTATAAATTAAGTTTACTTTTTTATTTTAAAAATTGCAAGCGCTTTCATTAATAGACGACATCGTTGTTATGTGTCATATGTCGTGATACTGACATAAAAAGTCAATCCCGGCATAACCTACCGATAATTGACTATTTTTGGTTCCTGTTATTTAAATTTACAACTCACTCAATCAAATTTTGCCTTACTTAACAAACGTCTCTCTGTAAACAATATAGCTAGGGATAACTAACCATGTTGGCCAATTTCGTGTATTTGTTGAACGTTCTACAGCTTGTACTAACGCTGTTTGTCCGATTTCTTCTGCTGGAATGTGAACGGTTGTCAGAGATGGTGTCAAGTATTTCCCAATTTCAACATCATTAAAACTAGCAACCGCAATGTGATGCTCATTTTCTGACAATACTTTCAATACACCAACAGCTAAAGGATCACTGGCAACCAAAATAGAATCTATCTTTTCTTTTGAGTTTAACAATTCATTAGTTGCAGTAACCGCATCTGCTGTCTGCCACCCTGCCAAAACAGCACGTGGCACTAAATGCTTAGATTGCATCCAACTCTTATAAGCCGCATAACGTGTGTCGTCATCAACTGATACATAATGACCACTCAAATCCATCGATTCACGTTTGCCACCGACAAATGCGATGTCCCGATAGCCCGATGTCCAAAAAGCATTTAATAATTCAAACACTTTTTCTTTTAAATCAGTGGTTACGGCATCCACACCGTCAACATGAACAAGTCGATCATCAATTAAAACTAAGTTTGGATTTTTTAAGTAGAGTTCATGGATAGCATATTTTTCGATTGCACCAACAAAAATAACAGCCGCAAATTTAGAGACATCCAACGGTTCAGACAAATTTTGTAATCGAAAAATGTGACTTACTTTGACACCCTTTTTTTCAGATGCTTCATAAATACCACGCCAAATTTTACGATAATACTCGTCTACTTGCTCTTGTTCTGCCGATAACGTGGTTACTACTGCAATTGACTTTGTCCACTTGCGATTGGTTTGCAATTTTTCGGCGTTATATGCTAATTCATCAGCAATTTGCACAACACGTTGTCGAGTGGTAACTGCTACAGATAGTGTATTATCCTCATTCAATATGCGGGAAACTGTGCCCGCTGAAACACCAGCTTTTTGGGCAATTTCTCTAATAGTCGTCATATCTCATCTCCCAATTTTATATTAAAAACTGGCACCCTGATATCTGTGTTTTAATGTACCTGTCAAGATTATCATGATCTGATTTGACCGTCACCAAAAACTTCATACTTAATGGTAGTCAACGCTGGTAATCCCATTGGTCCACGTGCATGTAATTTTTGTGTTGAAATACCAATTTCAGCCCCAAATCCAAATTCAAAACCATCTGTAAAACGACTAGATGCATTTTGATATACAACCGCCGCATCAACGTCATTCATAAATTTAACAACATTTTCAGTTGTCTCACTAATAATTGTCTCAGAATGATGTGTGGTATGCGTATTAATCCAATCAATTGCCGCGTCAGTATCTGCAACTATTTTGATACTCATGATGAGATCATTATATTCTGTATCCCAATCCAGATCTTCAGCTGGTAAAATACGTGATTCAATTTGACGACTGGCCTCATCACCACGCAGTTCAACATGAGAAGCCATTAATTTTGCTCCAATTTTGGGTAAAAATTCTACAGCAATACTTTCATGGATCAGTAGTTTTTCAGCTGAGTTACATACTGAAGGTTTTTGCGTCTTCGCATTATGAATAATACGGATAGCTTCCTCTTGATCAGCAGATGCATCAACAAAAATATGTGTATTTCCTGCACCAGTTTCAATCACTGGTACTGTCGCGTTAGCCACAACAAAATCAATAAATTTAGCTGAACCACGTGGAATCAAAACATCAATAAACGCTCTCATGTGCAACAACGTATTAACTGATTCATGGGAAGTATCCGTTATCAGTTGAATAATATCAGGATTGAGCTGATTATTAGTTAAAACTTGTCGTAAAATTTTTGCCAAAATGGCATTACTATGACTTGCTTCTTTGCCACCACGTAAAATAACCGCATTACCTGATTTTAATGTCAGTGCTGCCGCATCAACTGTCACATTTGGACGCGCTTCAAATACCATTGCTACAACACCAAGTGGTACAATTTTTTTAATAATTTTCAAATCTACATGCGTACGCCACTCATCATAAGGTCCAGCTAGTGGATCAGGCAGTTCAGCTACCGCCCGCAAGGAGTTTGCAATTTCTTGAATGGCAGCTGCATTCAATTTTAAACGTTTTTGCATTGGACCACTCAACGTTTGTTCATGTTCTGACAAATCCTTTTGATTAGCTATTATAATATCTTTTTGTTGGTTCAATAATGCCTGTGCCATTTCTTGCAATAGTGCATTACGCTTTTCAAGTGATAGCATTGCCACTTGATTCGTGACGTTTTTTGCGCGTTGACCCATTTCTTGTACACTTAATACCATATTACACTCCTTTAAATAAAGTACCCATTTTTTTGCCAGCTACAACATCTAAAATCGTAGCAGGATTTTTACCATTAATTAATATCATTTGGCGTTGCTTTGAAATCAAATATTCAGCAGCATAAAGTTTTGTCGCCATGCCACCGGTTCCTAAATCTGATGAGCCACTAGCACTAGCCATTAATTCTGGCGTTACTTGCGTGACAAGTGGTATTTTTTTAGCAGTTGGATTGACATAAGGGTTGTCAGTATATAACGCGTCGATATCACTTAATACAATGAGACCATCAGCGTTTGTTTCATGTGTGACAATAGCTGCTAAGCGATCATTATCACCAAATGAATGTTGATGATCTAACTCGTCAACGGCAATAACATCATTTTCGTTAATAATTGGAATCACATGTTGTGCTAGCATAGCTTCAATCGCGTCAATTGTATGCTGTAGCATCTGCTTATTATTAAAAACATCATAAGTTAATAATACTTGTCCAACATGCTGTTGATAGAAAGCAAAACTTTGATTATAGATAGCCATCAAATAACTTTGACCAATAGCTGCCAATGCTTGTTGCGCCGGTATATCTGTTGGTCTTTTCACCATTTTCATCTGTTGCAACGCGACACCAATCGCCCCTGAAGTAACAAGAATAATGTCATATCCTGATTTTTGTAATTGTGTCAGTGTTTGTGACAAACGATTAATCACTGGATATTTAATCTCACCTGATGCATCAACAATCGTGCTAGTACCGACCTTAATCACTATACGGCGCCAATCATTGGCAGCACTACTTTTTTCTGACACTACCTGCATAATTTTTTCTTCCAAATTCTCTATGACATTAATGTCAATTCATTATTAAAAAAACGTGACATAAACTGGTGTTTAATGATTCCCTCATTTAATATCCATTATTATATCATGAAAAGTACGCCTATAAACAAGAGACAATTTCATTTAAATCATTCCTTTTATTACAATTATTTATCATATTGGTTCAAAAAAGATTGGATTTTATAACGGTATTCAATGGGGTGATCGTGGAAAGTTTGCACATGTTCTGATCCCGCACCAATCCATAACTGTTTTGGTGCGTTTAGGGCATGATATAAAGAATAGACCATTTTAGTCGGCACGAAAGTATCCGCACTACCATGTATAAAAAATGTTGGTCGCGAACTTTTAGCCACTTGTTTTAACGGACTTGCTTCCCCATAAAAATAGCCTGCACGGACTTTTGAAATGCCTGAAGTAATATTAACAAGTGGGAACCAAGGTAAATTATACATATTACCCGCTTCATGTTTTGTTTCTTCTAATAGACTTGTATATGACGAGTCAGCAATAATTGCCTTAACTTGTGACGGCAAATCTGATTCCCCCGAAACTGATAAGACAGTCGCAGCACCCATGCTCATACCATACATGATAATATCTGAATTTTTGCCATTAGTCTCAATAATTTGGTTTAACCATTGACTATAATCACGTCGATCAAGCCAACCATAACCGATGATGTTTCCTTGTGAATCACCATGTGCACGATTATCTGGGATGAGAACATTATAGCCAAGATCATGAAAAAGTTCACCATAAATAGCCATAGTTGTTTTATTATTATGCCAACCATGTGCCAAAATGGCCGTTTTATTTGTTTTTTTGTCTGCGGCCACATACCATGCGTCTAACTTTAACCCATCTTTGGTTGTTTCATGCCATGTTTGTTTGTCTCGTGCTAAAAATTTATGCTCATATTGGTAGAGCGGATTAGTTTTTGTGCGCAAGACGTCTGGTTGATTGGCTTTTGGATCACGTACTTGAGCAACATGAAAAAAATACATGCCTGCCACAAGTAAAATCATAGCAATGATTATAATAACGCAAATCACCCATTTGACTAAGTTGTGCATATTCGTTTACCCCTTAAAATAATAATTTTACACCACCTCAAGAATTGTAGCAACAAAACCGACTGCCGACTATCATTATAAAAATTTCATTTCATTGCAATTGTCAAACCATAAATAATGGTATACTTAAAAGAAAAATAAAAAAGGATAACTTATGACTTATTCACAAAACTGGGATTTGGATAGTATTTACCCTGGCGGTATCAATTCACCTCAACTAGCACAAAAATATCAATTGGTTGGCGACCAGATTAAAAATTTTGACCAACAAGTTATGTCATCTGAACCAACATCAGAAAAAATTGCTGATCTGGCTGATTTAGCACAAACTATTGGCTCAGGTTTAGGTACTATCAGTATTTTTATCAACGGTTTAGCATCTGTCGACTATGGTAACAGCGTCTATGGCCCACAGTTTAATAAACTCGGTAAACTATTTGTTGACTTCTCAGTACCCTTGAATAAATTTCAAAAATTACTCTTATCCTTAGATGAGTCGTCATTCGCACAAGCGCTCACATCACCTCGTCTTGAACAAATTGCTTTTTACCTCACAGAATTACGAACTGATGCCAAACGACTACTCGATGATGCAACTGAAGCTTTAATTAATCAATTTGACTTAGACGGTCAACAAGCTTGGTCACAGCATTACGATACTATTTCTGCCTCTCTATCAATGAACTACACTGATTCTGAAGACAGTAAAACCCGTCATATTTCCGCTGGACAAGCCCTAAACATGTTGGATGGTGAACCCAATAACGACACGCGTGCTAATATCATGAGCAACTATGAAAAAATGTGGGGAAATGCTGAAAATTTAACGGCCGACACACTCAATCATTTAGCTGGTTTTCGTTTAACAAATCAAAATGCCCATGGTCGGCAATCCCATTTGGAACAACCGCTTGAAATGAATCGTATGTCTCAAGCCACTTTAGACACAATGTGGCGTGTTGTTGACGCTAACAAATCTATGTTTAAACCTTACTTTGACCGTAAGAAACAGTTACTTGGTTTAAAAGAAATGGGTTGGCAAG
It encodes the following:
- the proB gene encoding glutamate 5-kinase; translated protein: MQVVSEKSSAANDWRRIVIKVGTSTIVDASGEIKYPVINRLSQTLTQLQKSGYDIILVTSGAIGVALQQMKMVKRPTDIPAQQALAAIGQSYLMAIYNQSFAFYQQHVGQVLLTYDVFNNKQMLQHTIDAIEAMLAQHVIPIINENDVIAVDELDHQHSFGDNDRLAAIVTHETNADGLIVLSDIDALYTDNPYVNPTAKKIPLVTQVTPELMASASGSSDLGTGGMATKLYAAEYLISKQRQMILINGKNPATILDVVAGKKMGTLFKGV
- a CDS encoding nucleoside hydrolase, whose translation is MAQKKMILDLDTGIDDALALAYAVGDPNVDLIGIISSYGNTLIETAAQNSLNLLHLLGANNVPVFIGESHSSTTDHFDVMPISQLIHGKNGIGEVVLETAPRHVETQSGVDFLIAAAHQYADDLIFIPTGPLTNLATAIKKDPAVATLIGNTTLMGGALTVPGNVTPFTEANIHQDPEDADYAFTRQKNLTMVGLDVTLRTLLTKKETAAWRALNTTAATKFAELMDFYIDAYANLGIDKKGAALHDPLAVAVGIDASYVTTLPLAMHVTYDQKSGDYGRTIGDKDKLLVPTTTQVAVLVDTDRFVSDFQTMMLSVLNN
- a CDS encoding LacI family DNA-binding transcriptional regulator, translated to MTTIREIAQKAGVSAGTVSRILNEDNTLSVAVTTRQRVVQIADELAYNAEKLQTNRKWTKSIAVVTTLSAEQEQVDEYYRKIWRGIYEASEKKGVKVSHIFRLQNLSEPLDVSKFAAVIFVGAIEKYAIHELYLKNPNLVLIDDRLVHVDGVDAVTTDLKEKVFELLNAFWTSGYRDIAFVGGKRESMDLSGHYVSVDDDTRYAAYKSWMQSKHLVPRAVLAGWQTADAVTATNELLNSKEKIDSILVASDPLAVGVLKVLSENEHHIAVASFNDVEIGKYLTPSLTTVHIPAEEIGQTALVQAVERSTNTRNWPTWLVIPSYIVYRETFVK
- a CDS encoding histidine phosphatase family protein → MKIYAVRHGQTIFNMLDKVQGWADTPLTKKGEQDGVAAGKRLKNIPFDVALSSDTSRAIHTAEFILAENNHKRPQLTYTPDWREFFFGSFEGGENTVMWGAASNALGIDSQTPDDLARQADMTKIMDTIYAVDPDHLGENATDFWQRMRQSLANLQQNYDENATVLLVTHGQLIWNLAQQYGHLKTANRPKNGAVAVFNLDKDGSFSVDNFNDVTTIF
- a CDS encoding NAD(P)/FAD-dependent oxidoreductase, whose protein sequence is MMELYDIAIIGGGPVGMFAAFYAGLRDTKAVLVESLPTLGGQVTALYPEKVILDVAGFVGIKGSELIDSLYQQLQLFPVEIKTNTTVTNVQKQNELFTITTDNGTSFQAKTVIFTTGKGSFEPRKIQVDGADSLVGQGVHYFVTNKQDFMHHDVAIAGGGDSAVDMATMLNDVTASTRIIHRRDTFRAMEQSVNALNSSTVIKETPKKIVAINKQKNGKLAVTLAPVKDPYDETVISVDDLIINYGFISKNQTVASWDIKPVQDNQVFAVNQQLQTSIDGVFAIGDASHYIGKADLIAVGLGEAPTAINAAVNLFDSKRGGPGHSSSMIIKNGHLS
- a CDS encoding alpha-galactosidase; this encodes MAEKLITFDETTQSFHLKNKDISYVLAIEEGKILSHVYFGKRVKNYTGYFKYPRLDRGFSGNLPGSLDREYSKDTLPQEFSGNNTGDYRVPAVILKSENGARTTDFRYVDYKIVAGKPADDNFPHAYVLDDDESQTLIITLADETLNAEIELSYTIYRDRSVIARHSRIVNRSETIFNIEKLASMQMDLPKQDLEVISLPGAHVRERQIERQNVAHGVTQFESRRGSSSHFMNPFIALVNKHTTEFQGNAIGLQLVYSGNHQFTLERDYQDQTRVVIGINEYNFDWQLQPQKAFETPEVLMVYSSNGLNGMSETFAKLLRERVARGQHQYSQRPIVINNWEATYFEFDENKIQTIIDSAAPLGVEMFVLDDGWFGHRDDDNSSLGDWFEYANKLKGGLHDLANRVHNNKMQFGLWFEPEMISEDSDLYRQHPDYALQVPNRGKTPSRNQFVLDFSREEIVDNVYDQMVRILDKVDVDYIKWDMNRNMTEIYSAAYPAAQQGEISHRYILGLYNLMNRLTMRYPEILFEGCSGGGGRFDAGILYYMPQSWTSDNTDAYARLKIQYGTSLAFPISSMTAHVSAAPNHQTGRSTSLKMRGDVAMAGVFGYELNLTEMTDNEKAIVSDQIKFYKAHRQLLQYGDFTRLKSPYEGNLTAWQFTSADKNDVMLFRYAGLAEAQPEFTTTQLANLDPEKKYEDVATGDVFYGDELMNIGLYDTLQKGDFTSEVTVLKAIASCTR
- a CDS encoding alpha/beta hydrolase → MHNLVKWVICVIIIIAMILLVAGMYFFHVAQVRDPKANQPDVLRTKTNPLYQYEHKFLARDKQTWHETTKDGLKLDAWYVAADKKTNKTAILAHGWHNNKTTMAIYGELFHDLGYNVLIPDNRAHGDSQGNIIGYGWLDRRDYSQWLNQIIETNGKNSDIIMYGMSMGAATVLSVSGESDLPSQVKAIIADSSYTSLLEETKHEAGNMYNLPWFPLVNITSGISKVRAGYFYGEASPLKQVAKSSRPTFFIHGSADTFVPTKMVYSLYHALNAPKQLWIGAGSEHVQTFHDHPIEYRYKIQSFLNQYDK
- a CDS encoding glutamate-5-semialdehyde dehydrogenase translates to MVLSVQEMGQRAKNVTNQVAMLSLEKRNALLQEMAQALLNQQKDIIIANQKDLSEHEQTLSGPMQKRLKLNAAAIQEIANSLRAVAELPDPLAGPYDEWRTHVDLKIIKKIVPLGVVAMVFEARPNVTVDAAALTLKSGNAVILRGGKEASHSNAILAKILRQVLTNNQLNPDIIQLITDTSHESVNTLLHMRAFIDVLIPRGSAKFIDFVVANATVPVIETGAGNTHIFVDASADQEEAIRIIHNAKTQKPSVCNSAEKLLIHESIAVEFLPKIGAKLMASHVELRGDEASRQIESRILPAEDLDWDTEYNDLIMSIKIVADTDAAIDWINTHTTHHSETIISETTENVVKFMNDVDAAVVYQNASSRFTDGFEFGFGAEIGISTQKLHARGPMGLPALTTIKYEVFGDGQIRS